Proteins encoded by one window of Blastopirellula marina:
- a CDS encoding ribonuclease E inhibitor RraB, translating into MFDPEAKAVTAQALKQIEADGSDLSKPLEMDFFIAVPSQEAGEQIANEARKIGFETSVEEDEESGEWTCYCTKTILATVDTVFEIEENLDDLADPFGGFSDGFGTFGNKDD; encoded by the coding sequence ATGTTCGACCCCGAAGCGAAAGCAGTTACCGCTCAGGCCTTAAAGCAGATCGAAGCGGATGGATCGGATCTGTCGAAACCGCTGGAGATGGATTTCTTTATCGCGGTGCCCAGCCAGGAAGCTGGCGAACAGATCGCCAACGAGGCCCGCAAGATCGGGTTTGAAACGAGCGTCGAAGAAGACGAAGAATCTGGCGAGTGGACCTGCTACTGCACCAAGACCATTCTGGCGACCGTTGATACGGTGTTTGAAATCGAAGAGAACCTGGACGATCTGGCTGATCCGTTTGGTGGCTTCAGCGATGGCTTCGGCACGTTTGGTAATAAAGACGATTAG
- a CDS encoding DUF1552 domain-containing protein translates to MSMKPISRRTLLKGTGAALALPWLESMVTSKALAAAASVAPMRMGIYSTVGGTVIESWKPEKAGVLGELPSILRPMEAHKDKMLVLSGLANHGRSKNVNAHEHCASMHLTAAAEVGKENGVPVTTISVDQMAAKHLGSQTYLPSLEMTTTPDEWKYSYRDKGEPVPYEMNPRVVFDRMFRGREPMAPDWSARAKRRAENQAKQASAPAEKSLDRHILDMVMEDARRLQKKVGTFDKQKLDQYLASVESVERRIALVETQAAEMMADGMGVPAVIPKGLPANAHEWDPIHQVSSQDPEVQSQVIDLMGDLFVLALQTDTTRVATMAVGSDGSMMPGVVTVGFERHFHTLEHQGGNPDPRRSDPIAREACRQVSHWFVQHFARVVDKMAAIDEGGTSLLDNTLLLFTSYMADGGHHREDYPAMLVGNAQGTLNTGRHIAFPQGTPMANLFVEMLDRVGVKVGEFGDSITSPGAAFGGRLPDLV, encoded by the coding sequence ATGAGCATGAAACCGATCTCCCGTCGAACGCTGCTGAAAGGAACCGGCGCGGCACTCGCCTTGCCGTGGCTGGAATCCATGGTGACCAGCAAAGCCCTGGCCGCTGCCGCGAGTGTGGCTCCGATGCGGATGGGTATTTACTCGACGGTCGGCGGGACCGTGATCGAATCGTGGAAGCCTGAGAAGGCAGGTGTCCTCGGCGAACTACCTTCGATCCTGCGCCCTATGGAAGCGCACAAGGATAAGATGCTCGTTCTTTCCGGTCTGGCCAATCATGGCCGCTCGAAGAACGTCAACGCGCACGAGCATTGTGCTTCGATGCATCTGACGGCGGCGGCGGAAGTGGGTAAGGAGAACGGCGTACCGGTCACCACCATCTCGGTCGATCAGATGGCGGCCAAGCATCTGGGGTCGCAGACTTATCTGCCCAGCTTGGAAATGACGACGACCCCGGATGAGTGGAAGTATTCGTATCGCGACAAGGGGGAGCCGGTTCCGTACGAAATGAACCCGCGGGTTGTCTTCGATCGAATGTTCCGTGGCCGCGAACCCATGGCTCCCGATTGGTCGGCCCGGGCTAAGCGTCGTGCGGAGAATCAGGCGAAACAAGCCAGTGCACCGGCCGAGAAGTCGCTCGATCGCCACATCCTGGACATGGTGATGGAAGATGCACGGCGGCTGCAGAAGAAAGTCGGCACGTTCGACAAACAAAAGCTCGACCAGTACCTGGCCAGCGTCGAATCGGTCGAACGGCGGATCGCATTGGTCGAAACGCAAGCGGCCGAGATGATGGCCGACGGGATGGGTGTGCCAGCCGTGATTCCCAAGGGCCTGCCAGCCAATGCCCACGAGTGGGATCCGATTCACCAGGTATCGTCACAAGACCCGGAAGTTCAATCACAGGTTATCGACCTGATGGGAGACCTGTTCGTCCTCGCGCTGCAAACCGACACGACACGCGTGGCCACGATGGCGGTTGGTAGCGATGGTTCGATGATGCCCGGCGTCGTGACCGTTGGTTTCGAACGCCACTTCCACACGCTCGAGCACCAAGGGGGCAACCCCGATCCTCGCCGTAGCGACCCGATCGCTCGTGAGGCGTGCCGCCAGGTGAGTCACTGGTTCGTGCAGCACTTTGCCCGCGTGGTCGATAAGATGGCGGCCATCGATGAAGGGGGCACGAGCCTGCTCGACAACACGCTGCTGCTGTTCACCAGCTACATGGCCGACGGCGGCCACCACCGCGAAGACTACCCGGCGATGCTGGTCGGCAACGCTCAAGGAACCCTCAACACCGGCCGCCACATCGCCTTTCCACAAGGAACACCGATGGCGAACCTCTTCGTCGAAATGCTCGACCGCGTGGGGGTGAAAGTGGGCGAGTTCGGCGACAGTATCACTTCCCCCGGGGCCGCGTTTGGCGGGCGGCTGCCTGACTTGGTTTGA
- a CDS encoding DUF1559 domain-containing protein — protein sequence MPDSHPDSDPSLADVNNQRDRSRTPMIIGGVLFLMIVLGCVVFGPVASALLQARENARRTMCMEHLHEIGVQIEDYYEVHNAFPPGWEVPMNEAPSLPTWGWPSKLVSLTGVTYPTPEDLKQPLAEVLIADDQRMEFVQTYFQGYLCPSDDALAYGGENHPDRRWIHDGNPVPFGLSMYVGNAGHRHDAVGSQMNTGIFFGNSAVTLADVTDGISHTIMIGERDLTQCRAGSWPGVPDPMKHDGGPSIWNVVAGAKPKINAPPWDGDTLCGEGFSSMHPGGANVLLVDGSVPFLTSDTDTQWQAEPTPGSIGVLQQMMIRNDGENSSP from the coding sequence ATGCCTGATTCACACCCCGATTCCGATCCATCGCTGGCCGACGTCAACAATCAGCGTGATCGCTCGCGAACACCGATGATTATCGGTGGCGTGCTCTTTCTAATGATTGTTCTCGGCTGCGTGGTCTTCGGGCCGGTCGCCTCGGCTTTATTGCAGGCACGGGAAAATGCACGGCGGACGATGTGCATGGAACATCTGCATGAGATCGGCGTGCAGATCGAGGATTACTACGAGGTCCACAATGCGTTCCCGCCTGGGTGGGAAGTGCCGATGAACGAAGCCCCTTCGCTGCCAACATGGGGTTGGCCATCCAAGCTCGTCAGCCTGACCGGCGTCACTTATCCCACACCAGAAGACCTGAAGCAGCCACTGGCCGAAGTGCTAATCGCCGATGACCAGCGGATGGAGTTTGTACAGACTTACTTCCAGGGCTATCTGTGCCCATCGGACGATGCGCTGGCTTACGGCGGCGAGAACCACCCGGACCGCCGCTGGATTCACGATGGGAATCCGGTCCCCTTCGGACTGAGCATGTACGTTGGCAACGCGGGGCATCGTCACGATGCGGTCGGCAGCCAGATGAACACCGGCATATTCTTCGGCAACTCGGCCGTGACTCTGGCTGACGTAACCGACGGCATCAGTCATACGATCATGATCGGCGAACGCGACCTCACCCAATGCCGCGCCGGTAGCTGGCCAGGCGTGCCTGATCCGATGAAGCACGATGGTGGCCCGTCGATCTGGAATGTGGTTGCCGGGGCCAAGCCGAAGATCAACGCGCCCCCTTGGGACGGTGATACGTTATGCGGCGAAGGCTTTTCGAGCATGCACCCAGGCGGAGCGAACGTGCTGCTGGTGGATGGCTCGGTGCCGTTTCTAACGAGTGATACCGACACCCAATGGCAAGCCGAACCGACCCCTGGCTCGATTGGTGTCCTACAGCAGATGATGATCCGCAACGATGGCGAAAACAGCAGCCCCTAG
- a CDS encoding zinc-binding dehydrogenase, with the protein MPGLMIKELKSPLELCDYDLGELKPGYAKIEMKAAALNHRDYWITQGMYPGIELPKVLGSDGAGIVTHFGSDTDNSWLNQEVIINPGWDWGASEAAQSAEFTILGMPHNGTFTSHMHVPVETLRAKPKHLSWEEAAALPLAGVTAFRATMSQGQLRPGEKVLVSGIGGGVATLALQFAVAIGADVAVTSSSPEKLAKAKELGAVAGFNYREEGWHKKAAEEFGRPNLIIDSAAGKGYANLISLAAPGGRIVNYGATTGPPETIDMFKVFWNQLKLIGSTMGSPADFRGMLQLVDKHQIRPVIDQVFSLAQGSEALSRMEQGEQFGKIVLRM; encoded by the coding sequence ATGCCAGGATTGATGATTAAAGAGCTTAAGTCCCCCTTAGAGCTATGTGACTACGATTTAGGGGAGCTGAAGCCAGGTTACGCCAAGATCGAGATGAAAGCCGCCGCGCTCAATCATCGCGACTACTGGATTACCCAGGGCATGTACCCGGGAATTGAACTCCCCAAAGTGCTCGGTTCGGACGGGGCCGGCATCGTCACGCATTTCGGTAGCGACACCGACAACAGCTGGCTCAACCAGGAGGTGATCATCAACCCCGGTTGGGACTGGGGGGCCAGCGAAGCGGCTCAATCGGCCGAGTTCACCATCCTGGGAATGCCCCATAACGGAACGTTCACCAGCCACATGCATGTGCCGGTCGAAACCCTGCGGGCCAAGCCTAAGCATCTCAGCTGGGAAGAAGCGGCCGCGCTCCCCTTGGCTGGCGTCACGGCATTCCGCGCCACCATGTCGCAGGGGCAACTGCGCCCCGGTGAGAAAGTCTTGGTCAGCGGCATTGGCGGCGGAGTAGCAACCCTCGCGTTGCAGTTTGCCGTCGCGATCGGGGCGGACGTCGCGGTCACCTCTTCCAGCCCCGAGAAGTTGGCCAAAGCCAAAGAGCTGGGCGCGGTCGCTGGTTTCAACTACCGCGAGGAAGGTTGGCACAAGAAAGCGGCCGAAGAGTTCGGTCGACCGAACCTGATTATCGACAGCGCCGCTGGCAAGGGCTACGCGAACTTGATTTCGTTGGCGGCCCCTGGCGGACGCATCGTGAACTACGGTGCTACGACGGGGCCACCGGAAACGATCGATATGTTCAAAGTCTTTTGGAATCAATTGAAGCTGATCGGTTCGACGATGGGCTCGCCGGCCGACTTTCGCGGCATGCTGCAGTTGGTCGACAAGCACCAGATTCGCCCGGTGATCGATCAAGTCTTCAGCCTGGCCCAAGGCAGCGAAGCGTTGTCCCGGATGGAACAAGGCGAGCAATTCGGTAAGATCGTACTGCGAATGTAA
- a CDS encoding sulfatase-like hydrolase/transferase: MNRVSSLLTACLLLATSSSLLADEKPNVIFILADDQGSVDAGCYGSKDLHTPHMDSLAVHGVRLTQFYSAAPVCSPSRAGAMTGRWPVRAGVPNNCSSKQGAAGALPNEEITLAEMFKDAGYATAHIGKWHIGYTEDTMPLAQGFDYSIGHMGGCIDNYSHFFYWNGPNRHDLWRNGEEVHEDGKYFPQLMADEACAFIEQNQEKPFFIYYAMNTPHYPYQGEAKWLEHFKDVAYPRNLYAAFIASQDERVGQVLAKLDKLDLRKKTIIIYQSDNGYSTEERAHFGGGNSGPYRGAKFSMFEGGIRLPGIISWPGQLPEGEVRDQMAHACDWMPTLAELTGVKLPETHLDGRSMVGMLKDATAQSPHFNHPLHWQVGNGPNAAWAVRAGDWKLIANTRDTHEDAQNASFKLFLANIAEDPGEKTNLADKNPDVVKRLTKLHEEEFAK, encoded by the coding sequence ATGAATCGAGTTTCCTCGCTGTTAACGGCCTGTCTCCTGCTGGCGACATCTTCCTCGCTACTGGCAGATGAAAAGCCTAATGTGATCTTCATTCTCGCCGACGACCAAGGCTCGGTCGATGCCGGGTGCTACGGATCGAAGGACCTGCACACGCCGCATATGGATTCGCTGGCCGTGCATGGGGTTCGCCTGACACAGTTTTACTCCGCCGCTCCGGTCTGTTCTCCATCCCGCGCTGGAGCGATGACGGGGCGTTGGCCGGTTCGTGCTGGCGTGCCGAACAACTGTTCGTCGAAGCAGGGGGCCGCCGGTGCGCTGCCTAATGAAGAGATCACCCTTGCCGAGATGTTCAAAGACGCCGGCTACGCGACGGCCCACATCGGCAAGTGGCATATCGGCTACACCGAAGACACCATGCCGCTGGCCCAGGGGTTCGACTACTCGATCGGGCACATGGGGGGCTGTATCGACAACTACTCTCACTTCTTTTACTGGAACGGACCCAACCGTCACGACCTGTGGCGCAACGGCGAAGAAGTGCATGAAGACGGAAAGTACTTTCCGCAGCTGATGGCCGACGAAGCGTGTGCGTTCATCGAGCAGAACCAGGAAAAGCCCTTCTTCATCTACTACGCGATGAACACGCCCCACTATCCTTACCAAGGGGAAGCGAAGTGGCTCGAGCATTTCAAGGATGTTGCCTATCCGCGAAATCTGTACGCCGCGTTCATTGCTTCGCAAGACGAACGTGTCGGCCAGGTATTGGCCAAGCTCGATAAGCTCGACCTGCGGAAGAAGACGATCATCATCTATCAGTCCGATAACGGCTATTCCACCGAAGAGCGGGCTCACTTCGGCGGCGGCAACAGCGGACCTTACCGCGGTGCCAAGTTCAGCATGTTCGAAGGAGGCATTCGCCTGCCAGGCATCATCAGCTGGCCTGGCCAACTCCCCGAAGGGGAAGTCCGCGATCAAATGGCCCATGCCTGCGACTGGATGCCGACCCTCGCCGAGCTGACCGGCGTGAAACTGCCTGAGACCCACCTCGATGGCCGCTCGATGGTGGGCATGCTGAAAGATGCCACCGCCCAGTCTCCCCACTTCAATCATCCACTGCACTGGCAAGTCGGCAACGGACCGAATGCGGCCTGGGCCGTGAGGGCAGGGGACTGGAAGCTGATCGCCAATACCCGCGACACGCACGAAGACGCCCAGAACGCCTCGTTCAAACTCTTCCTGGCCAACATCGCCGAAGACCCCGGCGAGAAGACAAACCTTGCCGATAAGAACCCTGACGTCGTCAAACGACTGACGAAACTGCACGAGGAAGAGTTCGCGAAGTAA
- a CDS encoding alpha-keto acid decarboxylase family protein yields the protein MNRSAPSPSVPVSQTVSGVSIGQYLIRRLQEYGLEDIFGIPGDYILSFYGMLEKSPINVVGCTREDCAGFAADAYARVKGLGAVCVTYCVGGLSICNSIAGAYAEKSPVVILTGSPGLRERTNNPLLHHMVRDFNTQKDVFEKLCIAGAELSDPVSAFREIDRVLDAVVRFKRPGYIELPRDMVNVIPHISHVFPSQENTSDPQALSEAVGEAAQLIQNAEKPVILAGVELHRFHLQDELVALAEHTQIPVAATVLGKSVIRETHPLYVGLYEGAIGREEVTRFVEESDLVLLLGTFMTDINMGVFTANLDPSKCIYATSEQLRLKHHHYHGITLPDFVRHLAKRDIPCVKRALPEGIRMQMPPVGDITDQPITTRRMMQMINPLLDDETVVIADIGDSLFAATELVTQGRSEFLSPAYYTSMGFAVPATLGAQTANHKARIVAVIGDGAFQMTGMELSTIVRLGYDPVIIVLDNHGYGTERWLHPGDWKYNEIHAWSYSKLPEVLRGGTGYEVSTEKEFHAALHKAWDDRDAMSIIHVHLPDDDASPTLHRLSHRLGANV from the coding sequence ATGAATCGTTCCGCCCCTTCCCCCAGTGTGCCCGTCTCGCAAACAGTGAGCGGGGTTTCGATCGGACAGTACCTCATTCGCCGACTCCAGGAATACGGCCTGGAAGACATCTTCGGGATCCCCGGCGACTACATCCTTTCCTTCTACGGCATGCTCGAAAAGAGCCCGATCAATGTCGTCGGCTGTACGCGAGAAGACTGTGCTGGCTTCGCTGCCGATGCCTACGCTCGCGTGAAAGGACTCGGTGCGGTCTGCGTTACGTACTGCGTGGGCGGACTGAGCATCTGTAACAGCATTGCCGGGGCATATGCCGAGAAGTCGCCGGTCGTCATCCTCACCGGTTCGCCCGGCCTGCGTGAACGCACCAACAATCCGCTGCTGCACCATATGGTGCGCGACTTCAACACGCAGAAAGATGTGTTCGAAAAGCTATGCATCGCCGGCGCGGAACTTTCCGACCCGGTGAGCGCCTTTCGCGAGATCGATCGTGTGCTCGACGCGGTCGTCCGTTTCAAGCGCCCAGGCTACATCGAACTGCCGCGCGACATGGTGAACGTCATCCCACACATCAGCCACGTCTTCCCTTCGCAGGAGAACACGAGCGATCCTCAGGCCTTGTCGGAAGCCGTTGGCGAAGCGGCTCAGTTGATTCAAAACGCTGAAAAGCCCGTCATTCTGGCTGGCGTCGAACTGCACCGCTTTCATCTGCAGGATGAGCTGGTCGCCCTGGCCGAACACACTCAAATTCCCGTTGCCGCGACGGTGCTTGGCAAGAGCGTCATTCGCGAAACCCATCCTTTGTATGTCGGTCTTTACGAAGGAGCGATTGGCCGGGAAGAGGTTACCCGGTTTGTCGAAGAGAGCGACCTGGTTTTGCTGCTGGGGACGTTCATGACCGATATCAACATGGGAGTATTCACGGCGAACCTCGATCCGTCGAAATGCATCTACGCGACCAGCGAGCAGTTGCGTCTGAAGCATCATCACTACCACGGCATCACGCTGCCTGACTTCGTGCGGCATTTGGCCAAGCGAGACATCCCCTGCGTCAAACGCGCGCTGCCAGAAGGGATCCGCATGCAGATGCCCCCGGTTGGCGACATCACTGATCAGCCGATTACTACGCGCCGCATGATGCAGATGATCAATCCGCTGTTGGATGACGAAACGGTAGTGATCGCCGATATCGGTGACTCGCTGTTCGCCGCGACCGAACTGGTGACCCAGGGACGTAGCGAATTCTTGAGCCCCGCGTATTACACGTCCATGGGATTCGCCGTGCCGGCAACCCTCGGCGCGCAGACCGCCAACCACAAGGCTCGCATCGTGGCGGTGATCGGGGACGGGGCTTTCCAGATGACCGGAATGGAACTGTCGACCATCGTACGTCTCGGCTACGACCCGGTGATCATCGTGCTCGATAACCACGGCTACGGCACCGAACGTTGGCTGCATCCCGGCGACTGGAAGTACAACGAGATCCACGCCTGGTCGTATAGCAAGTTGCCTGAAGTCCTGCGTGGAGGTACCGGGTATGAAGTGAGTACCGAAAAAGAATTCCACGCCGCCTTGCACAAGGCCTGGGACGACCGCGACGCAATGAGCATCATCCACGTTCACTTGCCCGACGACGACGCCAGCCCAACACTGCATCGGTTAAGTCACCGCCTTGGGGCGAATGTTTAA
- a CDS encoding aldo/keto reductase: MKTRPLGKSGIEASVVAFGAWAIGGWTWGGADEKESIAAIHAYLDAGGNLIDTAPMYGFGRSEEVVGKAIADRRDKVIVATKCSMRWDLTDAQKKRATKRFSTTKQNVDWSGEKTDESFDVFIYSGKDGIREEVERSLKLLQTDVIDLYQTHWQMDNTPIGERMETLMELKKEGKIRAIGVCNATQEEMNAYRQFGELDTDQEKYSMLDRDMEKSNLGYCDKHDLAFLAYSPLSQGLLTGKITPERKYDEGDQRNFKPRFAPENVSKVQAMLEPMRAIAQKHDATLAQLTMAWTLAQRGCSHVLCGARTPQQAVDNAKAGSIELNDNEIAEITKAVESYDGV, encoded by the coding sequence ATGAAAACACGTCCTCTCGGAAAATCAGGCATCGAAGCATCGGTCGTCGCTTTCGGGGCCTGGGCTATCGGTGGATGGACCTGGGGCGGAGCCGATGAAAAGGAATCGATCGCGGCCATTCACGCCTACCTCGATGCCGGCGGTAACTTGATCGATACGGCCCCCATGTATGGTTTTGGCCGCAGCGAAGAAGTCGTCGGCAAGGCCATCGCCGATCGGCGCGACAAGGTCATTGTCGCCACCAAGTGCAGCATGCGGTGGGATCTGACCGACGCCCAAAAGAAGCGGGCCACCAAGCGGTTCAGCACTACCAAACAGAACGTCGACTGGAGCGGTGAAAAGACCGACGAAAGCTTCGACGTCTTCATCTACAGCGGCAAAGATGGCATCCGCGAAGAAGTCGAGCGCAGCTTGAAACTGCTGCAGACTGACGTGATCGATCTCTACCAGACGCACTGGCAGATGGACAACACGCCGATTGGCGAGCGCATGGAAACGCTGATGGAGCTGAAAAAGGAAGGGAAGATCCGTGCGATCGGTGTCTGCAATGCGACCCAGGAAGAGATGAACGCCTACCGCCAGTTCGGCGAGTTGGATACCGATCAGGAAAAGTATTCGATGCTCGACCGCGATATGGAAAAGTCCAACCTCGGTTACTGCGACAAGCACGACCTCGCGTTCCTGGCTTATAGCCCATTGAGCCAAGGTCTGTTGACCGGCAAGATCACGCCAGAGCGTAAGTACGACGAAGGGGACCAGCGCAACTTCAAGCCGCGCTTCGCACCTGAAAATGTGAGCAAGGTGCAAGCGATGCTCGAACCAATGCGGGCCATTGCCCAAAAGCACGATGCCACCCTCGCCCAGCTGACCATGGCCTGGACGCTGGCCCAGCGAGGATGCTCGCACGTTCTATGCGGTGCCAGAACACCTCAGCAAGCGGTCGACAACGCCAAGGCCGGCAGCATCGAGCTGAATGACAACGAGATCGCCGAGATTACCAAAGCGGTTGAAAGCTACGACGGCGTATAA
- a CDS encoding DUF1592 domain-containing protein, producing the protein MDILPILNQYCLDCHTSDAPSGNVALDRFDSPQAMFSQVRTWLKMAQTQNDQFMPPKDEDQPTEAERKVLVTWAESLGKHLDEKPSTDPGQVVFRRLNRLQYNNTMRDLLGVDYDVATAVGLPEDPVAFGFNNIGTVLEIPPLQLEKYLAAADEMLSRAVDTKPASFSFDMTKVDFDLEGKMPEGKGKDGPIPPATEVVNGYRLFRLNSTHHFPLTLEKAGTYRLTLATWGHKGPQWIKWQPNLAIRINGQVVKSISVLSVRESPGTEVLTLRLPAGKVDLSIEFVNSEIGPGWAENDHRFRHLGWKSLEVTGPVSPQGIVPSQEAHEKIFVAHPSDTLGPKEAARQVLTQFVTRAFRRPAQPEEIDRLLTIFDMAQTEGSTFEESVRYSLKAVLVSPQFLFRIEQTPTGSAPQRVTDYELASRLSHFLWNTMPDEELFRLAAENRLHEPDVLKQQATRLLADERSKVFVHDFAEQWLHLDELDHALPSEEFFPEFTARTRHAMRTEVLMFMDHLVQENRSVIELLDSDYSFTNRELTPLYRYGGYQNEFQKAEINKQRNPERGGLLGMGGILAMTSHVSRNSPTRRGKWVLDVIVGDPPAPPPPDVEQIDEGSDKNQAKSFRELLSLHADESSSCAGCHRKMDPLGFALDEFNPIGRFERERQGQKVNASGVLPGGRELNGVVQLKEILLEQKSHFVRNLTEQMMTYALGRELTYEDRPAVAAIADRLEKNDYKMQELIYGIVESYPFQYQRGANQRVASN; encoded by the coding sequence GTGGACATCCTACCTATTCTCAATCAATATTGCCTGGACTGCCACACGAGCGACGCCCCTTCCGGCAATGTCGCGTTAGATCGGTTTGATTCGCCTCAGGCGATGTTCTCGCAGGTGCGCACCTGGCTGAAGATGGCCCAGACGCAGAACGACCAGTTCATGCCCCCCAAAGACGAAGACCAACCAACCGAGGCCGAGCGGAAAGTACTGGTCACTTGGGCCGAGTCGCTGGGGAAGCATCTCGACGAGAAACCGTCGACCGATCCCGGCCAGGTTGTCTTTCGCCGCTTGAATCGCTTGCAATACAACAACACCATGCGCGACCTGCTGGGGGTCGATTACGATGTTGCCACCGCCGTGGGGTTGCCAGAAGATCCGGTAGCGTTCGGCTTCAACAACATCGGCACGGTGCTGGAGATCCCGCCGTTACAACTGGAGAAGTACCTGGCCGCGGCCGACGAGATGCTTTCGCGGGCGGTTGATACCAAGCCGGCTTCCTTCTCGTTTGATATGACGAAGGTCGATTTCGACCTGGAAGGGAAGATGCCGGAAGGAAAAGGCAAAGATGGCCCCATTCCTCCAGCGACCGAAGTGGTGAACGGCTATCGCTTGTTCCGCTTGAACAGCACGCATCACTTTCCGCTGACGCTGGAAAAGGCCGGTACCTATCGTTTGACGCTGGCTACGTGGGGGCACAAGGGGCCACAGTGGATCAAGTGGCAGCCAAACCTGGCGATCCGTATCAACGGTCAGGTCGTCAAATCGATTTCGGTGCTTAGTGTTCGCGAAAGTCCCGGCACTGAAGTTCTCACGCTCCGGCTCCCTGCCGGTAAAGTCGATCTTTCCATCGAGTTCGTCAACTCCGAGATTGGTCCAGGCTGGGCCGAGAACGATCATCGTTTTCGACACCTGGGCTGGAAGTCATTGGAAGTGACCGGCCCTGTCTCGCCACAAGGAATTGTGCCGAGCCAGGAAGCTCACGAGAAGATCTTCGTCGCACACCCTTCCGATACGCTCGGACCGAAAGAGGCGGCACGGCAGGTTCTCACCCAGTTCGTGACGCGTGCGTTTCGTCGCCCAGCGCAGCCTGAGGAGATCGACCGGCTGCTAACCATCTTCGACATGGCCCAGACCGAGGGTTCCACGTTTGAGGAAAGCGTTCGCTACAGCTTGAAGGCTGTGCTTGTCTCGCCACAGTTTCTCTTCCGCATCGAACAAACGCCCACCGGCAGTGCACCGCAGCGGGTAACCGACTACGAACTGGCCTCGCGGCTGAGTCACTTCCTGTGGAACACCATGCCTGACGAAGAGCTCTTTCGCCTGGCGGCCGAGAACCGGCTGCATGAGCCGGACGTTTTGAAGCAACAAGCGACACGGCTACTCGCCGACGAGCGCAGCAAGGTCTTCGTGCATGACTTTGCCGAGCAGTGGCTGCACCTGGATGAACTGGACCACGCGCTGCCCAGTGAAGAGTTCTTCCCCGAATTCACGGCTCGTACGCGGCATGCAATGCGGACCGAGGTGCTGATGTTCATGGACCACCTGGTGCAAGAGAACCGCAGCGTAATCGAGCTCTTGGATTCCGACTACTCGTTCACCAACCGCGAGCTGACCCCCCTCTACCGCTATGGCGGCTACCAAAACGAATTCCAAAAGGCCGAGATCAACAAGCAACGTAATCCCGAGCGGGGTGGTCTATTGGGGATGGGCGGCATCTTGGCAATGACTTCGCACGTCTCGCGAAACAGTCCCACGCGCCGCGGGAAGTGGGTGCTGGATGTTATCGTGGGTGATCCACCAGCCCCGCCCCCACCCGATGTCGAGCAGATCGACGAAGGGTCCGATAAAAACCAAGCCAAAAGTTTTCGCGAGCTGCTATCGCTGCATGCGGATGAGTCTTCCTCGTGTGCCGGCTGTCACCGCAAGATGGACCCGTTGGGCTTCGCCCTGGACGAATTCAACCCGATTGGCCGCTTCGAGCGCGAGCGGCAAGGGCAGAAGGTCAATGCGAGTGGCGTGCTGCCTGGCGGGCGAGAATTGAATGGGGTCGTTCAGCTCAAAGAAATTTTGCTGGAGCAGAAGTCCCATTTCGTGCGAAACTTAACAGAGCAGATGATGACCTATGCCCTGGGTCGCGAGCTGACCTACGAAGATCGTCCTGCCGTGGCAGCTATTGCGGATAGGCTTGAGAAGAACGACTACAAAATGCAAGAGTTGATTTACGGCATCGTCGAGAGTTATCCCTTCCAGTACCAGCGCGGCGCTAACCAGCGTGTCGCTTCCAACTAG